From Solanum lycopersicum chromosome 8, SLM_r2.1, the proteins below share one genomic window:
- the LOC101256402 gene encoding probable ADP,ATP carrier protein At5g56450 gives MAEDDGEGEQKKGAAELIPRKSEPSNRWATFNRDLMAGAVMGGAVHTIVAPIERAKLLLQTQESNISILSGPHRRFKGMLDCIRSIVKEEGVISLWRGNGSSVLRYYPSVALNFSLKDLYRNILHSNFQEGHFLAGSSANFIAGSAAGCTTLVIIYPLDIAHTRLAADLGRYETRQFRGIYHFLRTIHEKDGIRGIYRGLPASLHGMIVHRGLYFGGFDTIKDRMAENSETEVPLWKRWFVAQAVTTSAGLFSYPLDTVRRRMMMQSGLEKPMYRSTFDCWRRIYKTEGFTSFYRGALSNIFRSAGAAAVLVLYDEVKKFMNWSGL, from the exons ATGGCGGAGGATGATGGTGAAGGGGAACAGAAGAAGGGTGCAGCAGAGCTAATTCCAAGAAAATCTGAGCCATCTAATAGGTGGGCAACTTTTAATCGAGATCTAATGGCGGGGGCAGTTATGGGTGGTGCTGTGCACACGATTGTGGCACCAATTGAGCGAGCAAAGCTATTGTTGCAGACCCAAGAAAGCAATATATCAATCTTGAGTGGTCCTCATAGGAGGTTCAAAGGCATGCTTGATTGCATACGGAGCATTGTTAAGGAAGAAGGGGTTATTTCCCTTTGGAGGGGCAATGGTAGCAGCGTCCTCAGATATTACCCTTCTGTCGCTCTCAACTTCTCTCTAAAG GATCTCTATAGGAATATTTTACACAGCAACTTTCAAGAGGGTCACTTTTTGGCTGGTTCATCAGCTAATTTTATTGCTGGGTCTGCAGCTGGTTGTACAACATTGGTCATTATTTATCCACTAGATATTGCACATACACGACTCGCAGCTGACCTTGGTCGGTATGAAACTCGTCAGTTCCGTGGCATTTACCACTTTTTGAGGACAATACATGAGAAAGATGGAATTCGAGGCATTTACAGGGGGCTTCCTGCTTCTCTCCATGGAATGATTGTTCATAGAGGGCTTTACTTTGGAGGTTTTGACACCATAAAAGACAGGATGGCTGAAAATTCTGAGACAGAGGTGCCATTATGGAAACGCTGGTTTGTTGCTCAGGCAGTCACAACATCTGCTGGGCTGTTTTCCTATCCTTTAGATACAGTTCGGAGGCGAATGATGATGCAATCTGGCTTAGAAAAGCCAATGTACAGAAGCACATTTGATTGTTGGCGGAGGATTTACAAGACAGAAGGATTTACTTCATTTTACCGTGGAGCTCTGTCAAATATTTTCAGAAGTGCTGGTGCAGCAGCTGTTTTAGTGTTATATGATGAGGTCAAAAAGTTCATGAATTGGAGTGGATTATAG
- the LOC101256110 gene encoding nucleosome assembly protein 1;2-like, which produces MSDQVNTADATIALSAEDRADLVNAIKNKLHDLTRDHSAFLDKFPKNIRMRVDVLRDIQSQYNELEAQYLEEKAALEAKFHKLYEPLYNKRCEIVNGVGEAGDESTVGEETNESAGDKGIPHFWLLAMKNNEIIAKEITEKDEDALQYLKDIKWNRLDDANGFKLEFFFETNPYFSNNVLTKTYHMISEDEHILENAIGTEIEWFLGKCLTQKILKKKPKKGSNDTKLIIKTEECESFFHFFDPPQLPEDAEELDEETAELLQGQMEQDYEIGSTIREKIIPHAVSWFTGEAVPIDDDEEEGDDDEEEEDYVEENDEEEDDENEDEKGNEENVKEKH; this is translated from the exons ATGAGTGATCAGGTCAACACAGCTGATGCCACTATTg CTCTCTCTGCTGAGGATCGTGCAGATCTTGTCAATGCCATCAAG AATAAGCTTCATGATTTGACAAGGGATCACTCTGCTTTTCTCGATAAATTTCCGAAAAACATTAGGATGCGTGTTGATGTCCTCAGAGATATTCAG AGCCAATATAATGAATTAGAGGCACAGTACCTTGAGGAGAAGGCAGCTCTGGAAGCAAAGTTCCACAAGTTGTATGAGCCACTTTACAACAAG CGATGTGAGATTGTGAATGGCGTGGGTGAAGCTGGAGATGAAAGTACAGTAGGAGAAGAAACAAATGAATCAGCAGGAG ATAAAGGTATTCCCCATTTCTGGTTGTTGGcaatgaaaaataatgaaataatcgCGAAAGAG ATTACTGAGAAAGATGAAGATGCCCTCCAGTATCTCAAAGATATCAAATGGAATAGACTTGATGATGCCAATGGTTTTAAGCTTGAGTTCTTTTTTGAGACAAATCCCTATTTCAGCAACAATGTGCTGACAAAGACGTATCACATGATCAGCGAAGATGAACATATTCTAGAGAATGCAATAGG GACAGAGATAGAATGGTTTCTGGGGAAATGTTTGACACAGAAGATCCTAAAGAAGAAGCCAAAGAAAGGATCCAACGATACGAAGCTAATCATAAAAACTGAGGAATGTGAaagtttctttcatttttttgatcCACCTCAACTACCTGAGGATGCAGAAGAACTTGATGAGGAAACT GCTGAATTGCTTCAAGGTCAGATGGAACAAGATTATGAGATTGG GTCCACCATTCGAGAAAAGATTATTCCTCATGCTGTGTCTTGGTTTACTGGAGAGGCCGTTCCCATTGATGACGACGAAGAAGAAGGTGATGATGACGAGGAAGAGGAAGATTATGTGgaagagaatgatgaagaagaggaTGATGAGAATGAGGATGAGAAAGGCAATGAAGAAAATGTTAAAGAAAAGCATTAA